Proteins co-encoded in one Marmota flaviventris isolate mMarFla1 chromosome 9, mMarFla1.hap1, whole genome shotgun sequence genomic window:
- the Cd6 gene encoding T-cell differentiation antigen CD6 isoform X6, with protein MAQDMWLFLGIAGWLTAALSGLPSPGPAGQLNTSSAQSKTLEAGEPLGVRLVNGSSRCNGTVEVLLGKSWQPVCGALWDSSASEAVCRALGCGAAGTAAPRVLPTMEVSPGSPTGNTSRAPNVTQALAPAVLCSGAEWRFCRVVERPCSGDGWLAQLTCAETRDLRLVDGGSPCAGRVEMLEHGKWGTVCDDTWDLKDAQVVCQQLKCGWAVQALPGLHFTPGKGRIHRDQVNCSGTEAYLWDCPGLPGDQYCGHKEDAGAVCSGETPGSGPASAAYSHAREWGTHFWQPGSKVQHQGSARCGAEHQSWRLTGGIDPCEGQVEVYFRGVWSTVCDSSRRLQNISTPEVPASVQPATMGSSATVKVEDWGSRELTLLIPCILLAVLLLVSLICMAVVLLRVKGKYALPVPANQQHLPTTIPAGSNSYQAVPITIPKEEVPKLPIQVRVPPPEDSNSSSDSDYEHYDFSSQPPVALTTFYNSQRHRVTEEEAQQSRFQMPPLEEGAEELHVSHVPAAIPGHHTADRPSLVPQFHPRINSGSSTSSGEDYCNSPSTKPPPWNPQGFSSERSPFQEQPPNLELAGSQATFAAGPSADDSSSTSSGGEWYQNFQPPPQLPSVEPGTHNPQRDSTDQEDYDDIGAA; from the exons GTCTGCCGTCTCCAGGCCCTGCAGGCCAGCTCAATACCAGCAGTGCACAAAGCAAGACTTTGGAGGCAG GGGAGCCGCTGGGGGTCCGCCTGGTGAACGGGAGCAGCCGCTGCAACGGGACAGTGGAGGTCCTGCTCGGGAAGTCCTGGCAGCCCGTGTGCGGGGCGCTGTGGGACAGCAGCGCCTCTGAAGCTGTGTGTCGCGCCCTGGGCTGCGGCGCGGCGGGGACAGCTGCCCCGCGGGTCCTTCCGACTATGGAGGTGTCTCCTGGGTCACCCACGGGGAACACCAGCCGGGCCCCGAACGTCACGCAGGCCCTAGCGCCAGCAGTCCTGTGCAGCGGCGCTGAGTGGCGGTTCTGCCGGGTGGTGGAGCGCCCGTGCAGCGGCGACGGGTGGCTGGCCCAGCTCACCTGTGCAG AGACCCGCGATTTGCGGTTGGTGGATGGAGGTAGCCCCTGCGCCGGCCGCGTGGAGATGCTGGAGCACGGCAAATGGGGGACAGTGTGCGACGACACATGGGACCTGAAGGATGCCCAAGTGGTGTGCCAGCAACTTAAATGTGGCTGGGCAGTCCAGGCCCTGCCAGGATTGCACTTCACCCCTGGCAAAGGGCGCATCCACCGAGACCAGGTGAACTGCTCAGGAACTGAGGCCTACCTGTGGGACTGCCCCGGGCTGCCAGGAGACCAGTACTGTGGCCACAAGGAAGACGCCGGCGCCGTGTGCTCAG GTGAGACTCCAGGTTCTGGTCCGGCCAGTGCTGCTTATTCACATGCTCGAGAATGGGGGACACACTTTTGGCAGCCAGGATCTAAAGTGCAGCATCAGGGGTCAGCCAGATGCGGGGCAG AGCACCAGTCCTGGCGCCTGACGGGGGGCATCGACCCCTGTGAAGGGCAGGTGGAGGTGTACTTCCGAGGGGTCTGGAGCACCGTGTGTGACA GTTCTCGAAGATTGCAGAATATCTCTACTCCTGAAGTCCCTGCTAGTGTTCAGCCAGCCACCATGG GGTCGTCTGCGACAGTGAAGGTGGAGGACTGGGGGTCCCGGGAGCTGACGCTCCTCATCCCCTGCATCCTCCTGGCAGTTCTCCTCCTTGTCTCCCTTATCTGCATGGCTGTCGTCCTCTTGAGAGTTAAAGGAAAATACG CCCTCCCTGTTCCAGCGAACCAGCAGCACCTTCCCACCACCATCCCAGCAGGGAGCAATAGCTATCAAGCGGTCCCCATCACCATCCCCAAAGAAGAAG TTCCCAAGCTGCCCATCCAAGTCCGGGTCCCGCCCCCCGAGGACTCGAACTCCAGCTCGGACTCCGACTATGAGCACTATGACTTCAGCTCCCAGCCTCCCGTGGCCCTGACCACCTTCTACA ATTCCCAGAGGCACCGGGTCACGGAGGAGGAGGCCCAGCAGAGCAGGTTCCAGATGCCCCCTTTAGAGGAAG GGGCTGAGGAGCTGCATGTTTCCCACGTCCCAGCAGCCATCCCCGGACACCACACTGCAGACCGTCCGTCTCTGGTCCCCCAGTTTCACCCAAGGATCAACAGTGGGTCCAGCACATCTTCTGGGGAGGATTACTGCAACAGCCCCAGCACCAAGCCACCTCCGTGGAACCCCCAGGGGTTTTCTTCAGAGAGGAGCCCCTTCCAGGAGCAGCCCCCCAACTTGGAGCTTGCTGGGTCCCAGGCAACTTTTGCAG CAGGGCCCTCGGCTGACGACAGCTCCAGCACCTCATCTGGCGGAGAGTGGTACCAGAACTTCCAGCCGCCACCTCAGCTCCCCTCGGTGGAACCAG GGACCCACAACCCCCAACGGGACTCCACCGACCAGGAAGACTATGATGACATCGGAGCTGCCTAG
- the Cd6 gene encoding T-cell differentiation antigen CD6 isoform X2: protein MAQDMWLFLGIAGWLTAALSGLPSPGPAGQLNTSSAQSKTLEAGEPLGVRLVNGSSRCNGTVEVLLGKSWQPVCGALWDSSASEAVCRALGCGAAGTAAPRVLPTMEVSPGSPTGNTSRAPNVTQALAPAVLCSGAEWRFCRVVERPCSGDGWLAQLTCAETRDLRLVDGGSPCAGRVEMLEHGKWGTVCDDTWDLKDAQVVCQQLKCGWAVQALPGLHFTPGKGRIHRDQVNCSGTEAYLWDCPGLPGDQYCGHKEDAGAVCSGETPGSGPASAAYSHAREWGTHFWQPGSKVQHQGSARCGAEHQSWRLTGGIDPCEGQVEVYFRGVWSTVCDSEWYSSEAEVLCRALGCGTTVEQPKGLPHSLSGRMYYSCEGKEATLSDCSWRFNNSNLCSQSMAARVLCSGSRRLQNISTPEVPASVQPATMGSSATVKVEDWGSRELTLLIPCILLAVLLLVSLICMAVVLLRVKGKYALPVPANQQHLPTTIPAGSNSYQAVPITIPKEEVPKLPIQVRVPPPEDSNSSSDSDYEHYDFSSQPPVALTTFYNSQRHRVTEEEAQQSRFQMPPLEEGAEELHVSHVPAAIPGHHTADRPSLVPQFHPRINSGSSTSSGEDYCNSPSTKPPPWNPQGFSSERSPFQEQPPNLELAGSQATFAGPSADDSSSTSSGGEWYQNFQPPPQLPSVEPGTHNPQRDSTDQEDYDDIGAA, encoded by the exons GTCTGCCGTCTCCAGGCCCTGCAGGCCAGCTCAATACCAGCAGTGCACAAAGCAAGACTTTGGAGGCAG GGGAGCCGCTGGGGGTCCGCCTGGTGAACGGGAGCAGCCGCTGCAACGGGACAGTGGAGGTCCTGCTCGGGAAGTCCTGGCAGCCCGTGTGCGGGGCGCTGTGGGACAGCAGCGCCTCTGAAGCTGTGTGTCGCGCCCTGGGCTGCGGCGCGGCGGGGACAGCTGCCCCGCGGGTCCTTCCGACTATGGAGGTGTCTCCTGGGTCACCCACGGGGAACACCAGCCGGGCCCCGAACGTCACGCAGGCCCTAGCGCCAGCAGTCCTGTGCAGCGGCGCTGAGTGGCGGTTCTGCCGGGTGGTGGAGCGCCCGTGCAGCGGCGACGGGTGGCTGGCCCAGCTCACCTGTGCAG AGACCCGCGATTTGCGGTTGGTGGATGGAGGTAGCCCCTGCGCCGGCCGCGTGGAGATGCTGGAGCACGGCAAATGGGGGACAGTGTGCGACGACACATGGGACCTGAAGGATGCCCAAGTGGTGTGCCAGCAACTTAAATGTGGCTGGGCAGTCCAGGCCCTGCCAGGATTGCACTTCACCCCTGGCAAAGGGCGCATCCACCGAGACCAGGTGAACTGCTCAGGAACTGAGGCCTACCTGTGGGACTGCCCCGGGCTGCCAGGAGACCAGTACTGTGGCCACAAGGAAGACGCCGGCGCCGTGTGCTCAG GTGAGACTCCAGGTTCTGGTCCGGCCAGTGCTGCTTATTCACATGCTCGAGAATGGGGGACACACTTTTGGCAGCCAGGATCTAAAGTGCAGCATCAGGGGTCAGCCAGATGCGGGGCAG AGCACCAGTCCTGGCGCCTGACGGGGGGCATCGACCCCTGTGAAGGGCAGGTGGAGGTGTACTTCCGAGGGGTCTGGAGCACCGTGTGTGACAGTGAGTGGTACTCCTCAGAGGCTGAGGTGCTGTGCCGAGCCCTGGGCTGTGGAACCACAGTGGAGCAACCCAAGGGACTGCCCCACTCCCTGTCAGGCAGGATGTACTACTCATGTGAAGGAAAGGAGGCCACCCTCTCTGACTGCTCCTGGCGGTTCAACAACTCCAACCTCTGCAGTCAGTCAATGGCAGCCAGGGTCCTCTGCTCAG GTTCTCGAAGATTGCAGAATATCTCTACTCCTGAAGTCCCTGCTAGTGTTCAGCCAGCCACCATGG GGTCGTCTGCGACAGTGAAGGTGGAGGACTGGGGGTCCCGGGAGCTGACGCTCCTCATCCCCTGCATCCTCCTGGCAGTTCTCCTCCTTGTCTCCCTTATCTGCATGGCTGTCGTCCTCTTGAGAGTTAAAGGAAAATACG CCCTCCCTGTTCCAGCGAACCAGCAGCACCTTCCCACCACCATCCCAGCAGGGAGCAATAGCTATCAAGCGGTCCCCATCACCATCCCCAAAGAAGAAG TTCCCAAGCTGCCCATCCAAGTCCGGGTCCCGCCCCCCGAGGACTCGAACTCCAGCTCGGACTCCGACTATGAGCACTATGACTTCAGCTCCCAGCCTCCCGTGGCCCTGACCACCTTCTACA ATTCCCAGAGGCACCGGGTCACGGAGGAGGAGGCCCAGCAGAGCAGGTTCCAGATGCCCCCTTTAGAGGAAG GGGCTGAGGAGCTGCATGTTTCCCACGTCCCAGCAGCCATCCCCGGACACCACACTGCAGACCGTCCGTCTCTGGTCCCCCAGTTTCACCCAAGGATCAACAGTGGGTCCAGCACATCTTCTGGGGAGGATTACTGCAACAGCCCCAGCACCAAGCCACCTCCGTGGAACCCCCAGGGGTTTTCTTCAGAGAGGAGCCCCTTCCAGGAGCAGCCCCCCAACTTGGAGCTTGCTGGGTCCCAGGCAACTTTTGCAG GGCCCTCGGCTGACGACAGCTCCAGCACCTCATCTGGCGGAGAGTGGTACCAGAACTTCCAGCCGCCACCTCAGCTCCCCTCGGTGGAACCAG GGACCCACAACCCCCAACGGGACTCCACCGACCAGGAAGACTATGATGACATCGGAGCTGCCTAG
- the Cd6 gene encoding T-cell differentiation antigen CD6 isoform X8 — protein MAQDMWLFLGIAGWLTAALSGLPSPGPAGQLNTSSAQSKTLEAGEPLGVRLVNGSSRCNGTVEVLLGKSWQPVCGALWDSSASEAVCRALGCGAAGTAAPRVLPTMEVSPGSPTGNTSRAPNVTQALAPAVLCSGAEWRFCRVVERPCSGDGWLAQLTCAETRDLRLVDGGSPCAGRVEMLEHGKWGTVCDDTWDLKDAQVVCQQLKCGWAVQALPGLHFTPGKGRIHRDQVNCSGTEAYLWDCPGLPGDQYCGHKEDAGAVCSEHQSWRLTGGIDPCEGQVEVYFRGVWSTVCDSEWYSSEAEVLCRALGCGTTVEQPKGLPHSLSGRMYYSCEGKEATLSDCSWRFNNSNLCSQSMAARVLCSGSRRLQNISTPEVPASVQPATMGSSATVKVEDWGSRELTLLIPCILLAVLLLVSLICMAVVLLRVKGKYVPKLPIQVRVPPPEDSNSSSDSDYEHYDFSSQPPVALTTFYNSQRHRVTEEEAQQSRFQMPPLEEGAEELHVSHVPAAIPGHHTADRPSLVPQFHPRINSGSSTSSGEDYCNSPSTKPPPWNPQGFSSERSPFQEQPPNLELAGSQATFAGPSADDSSSTSSGGEWYQNFQPPPQLPSVEPGTHNPQRDSTDQEDYDDIGAA, from the exons GTCTGCCGTCTCCAGGCCCTGCAGGCCAGCTCAATACCAGCAGTGCACAAAGCAAGACTTTGGAGGCAG GGGAGCCGCTGGGGGTCCGCCTGGTGAACGGGAGCAGCCGCTGCAACGGGACAGTGGAGGTCCTGCTCGGGAAGTCCTGGCAGCCCGTGTGCGGGGCGCTGTGGGACAGCAGCGCCTCTGAAGCTGTGTGTCGCGCCCTGGGCTGCGGCGCGGCGGGGACAGCTGCCCCGCGGGTCCTTCCGACTATGGAGGTGTCTCCTGGGTCACCCACGGGGAACACCAGCCGGGCCCCGAACGTCACGCAGGCCCTAGCGCCAGCAGTCCTGTGCAGCGGCGCTGAGTGGCGGTTCTGCCGGGTGGTGGAGCGCCCGTGCAGCGGCGACGGGTGGCTGGCCCAGCTCACCTGTGCAG AGACCCGCGATTTGCGGTTGGTGGATGGAGGTAGCCCCTGCGCCGGCCGCGTGGAGATGCTGGAGCACGGCAAATGGGGGACAGTGTGCGACGACACATGGGACCTGAAGGATGCCCAAGTGGTGTGCCAGCAACTTAAATGTGGCTGGGCAGTCCAGGCCCTGCCAGGATTGCACTTCACCCCTGGCAAAGGGCGCATCCACCGAGACCAGGTGAACTGCTCAGGAACTGAGGCCTACCTGTGGGACTGCCCCGGGCTGCCAGGAGACCAGTACTGTGGCCACAAGGAAGACGCCGGCGCCGTGTGCTCAG AGCACCAGTCCTGGCGCCTGACGGGGGGCATCGACCCCTGTGAAGGGCAGGTGGAGGTGTACTTCCGAGGGGTCTGGAGCACCGTGTGTGACAGTGAGTGGTACTCCTCAGAGGCTGAGGTGCTGTGCCGAGCCCTGGGCTGTGGAACCACAGTGGAGCAACCCAAGGGACTGCCCCACTCCCTGTCAGGCAGGATGTACTACTCATGTGAAGGAAAGGAGGCCACCCTCTCTGACTGCTCCTGGCGGTTCAACAACTCCAACCTCTGCAGTCAGTCAATGGCAGCCAGGGTCCTCTGCTCAG GTTCTCGAAGATTGCAGAATATCTCTACTCCTGAAGTCCCTGCTAGTGTTCAGCCAGCCACCATGG GGTCGTCTGCGACAGTGAAGGTGGAGGACTGGGGGTCCCGGGAGCTGACGCTCCTCATCCCCTGCATCCTCCTGGCAGTTCTCCTCCTTGTCTCCCTTATCTGCATGGCTGTCGTCCTCTTGAGAGTTAAAGGAAAATACG TTCCCAAGCTGCCCATCCAAGTCCGGGTCCCGCCCCCCGAGGACTCGAACTCCAGCTCGGACTCCGACTATGAGCACTATGACTTCAGCTCCCAGCCTCCCGTGGCCCTGACCACCTTCTACA ATTCCCAGAGGCACCGGGTCACGGAGGAGGAGGCCCAGCAGAGCAGGTTCCAGATGCCCCCTTTAGAGGAAG GGGCTGAGGAGCTGCATGTTTCCCACGTCCCAGCAGCCATCCCCGGACACCACACTGCAGACCGTCCGTCTCTGGTCCCCCAGTTTCACCCAAGGATCAACAGTGGGTCCAGCACATCTTCTGGGGAGGATTACTGCAACAGCCCCAGCACCAAGCCACCTCCGTGGAACCCCCAGGGGTTTTCTTCAGAGAGGAGCCCCTTCCAGGAGCAGCCCCCCAACTTGGAGCTTGCTGGGTCCCAGGCAACTTTTGCAG GGCCCTCGGCTGACGACAGCTCCAGCACCTCATCTGGCGGAGAGTGGTACCAGAACTTCCAGCCGCCACCTCAGCTCCCCTCGGTGGAACCAG GGACCCACAACCCCCAACGGGACTCCACCGACCAGGAAGACTATGATGACATCGGAGCTGCCTAG
- the Cd6 gene encoding T-cell differentiation antigen CD6 isoform X7, giving the protein MAQDMWLFLGIAGWLTAALSGLPSPGPAGQLNTSSAQSKTLEAGEPLGVRLVNGSSRCNGTVEVLLGKSWQPVCGALWDSSASEAVCRALGCGAAGTAAPRVLPTMEVSPGSPTGNTSRAPNVTQALAPAVLCSGAEWRFCRVVERPCSGDGWLAQLTCAETRDLRLVDGGSPCAGRVEMLEHGKWGTVCDDTWDLKDAQVVCQQLKCGWAVQALPGLHFTPGKGRIHRDQVNCSGTEAYLWDCPGLPGDQYCGHKEDAGAVCSEHQSWRLTGGIDPCEGQVEVYFRGVWSTVCDSEWYSSEAEVLCRALGCGTTVEQPKGLPHSLSGRMYYSCEGKEATLSDCSWRFNNSNLCSQSMAARVLCSGSRRLQNISTPEVPASVQPATMGSSATVKVEDWGSRELTLLIPCILLAVLLLVSLICMAVVLLRVKGKYVPKLPIQVRVPPPEDSNSSSDSDYEHYDFSSQPPVALTTFYNSQRHRVTEEEAQQSRFQMPPLEEGAEELHVSHVPAAIPGHHTADRPSLVPQFHPRINSGSSTSSGEDYCNSPSTKPPPWNPQGFSSERSPFQEQPPNLELAGSQATFAAGPSADDSSSTSSGGEWYQNFQPPPQLPSVEPGTHNPQRDSTDQEDYDDIGAA; this is encoded by the exons GTCTGCCGTCTCCAGGCCCTGCAGGCCAGCTCAATACCAGCAGTGCACAAAGCAAGACTTTGGAGGCAG GGGAGCCGCTGGGGGTCCGCCTGGTGAACGGGAGCAGCCGCTGCAACGGGACAGTGGAGGTCCTGCTCGGGAAGTCCTGGCAGCCCGTGTGCGGGGCGCTGTGGGACAGCAGCGCCTCTGAAGCTGTGTGTCGCGCCCTGGGCTGCGGCGCGGCGGGGACAGCTGCCCCGCGGGTCCTTCCGACTATGGAGGTGTCTCCTGGGTCACCCACGGGGAACACCAGCCGGGCCCCGAACGTCACGCAGGCCCTAGCGCCAGCAGTCCTGTGCAGCGGCGCTGAGTGGCGGTTCTGCCGGGTGGTGGAGCGCCCGTGCAGCGGCGACGGGTGGCTGGCCCAGCTCACCTGTGCAG AGACCCGCGATTTGCGGTTGGTGGATGGAGGTAGCCCCTGCGCCGGCCGCGTGGAGATGCTGGAGCACGGCAAATGGGGGACAGTGTGCGACGACACATGGGACCTGAAGGATGCCCAAGTGGTGTGCCAGCAACTTAAATGTGGCTGGGCAGTCCAGGCCCTGCCAGGATTGCACTTCACCCCTGGCAAAGGGCGCATCCACCGAGACCAGGTGAACTGCTCAGGAACTGAGGCCTACCTGTGGGACTGCCCCGGGCTGCCAGGAGACCAGTACTGTGGCCACAAGGAAGACGCCGGCGCCGTGTGCTCAG AGCACCAGTCCTGGCGCCTGACGGGGGGCATCGACCCCTGTGAAGGGCAGGTGGAGGTGTACTTCCGAGGGGTCTGGAGCACCGTGTGTGACAGTGAGTGGTACTCCTCAGAGGCTGAGGTGCTGTGCCGAGCCCTGGGCTGTGGAACCACAGTGGAGCAACCCAAGGGACTGCCCCACTCCCTGTCAGGCAGGATGTACTACTCATGTGAAGGAAAGGAGGCCACCCTCTCTGACTGCTCCTGGCGGTTCAACAACTCCAACCTCTGCAGTCAGTCAATGGCAGCCAGGGTCCTCTGCTCAG GTTCTCGAAGATTGCAGAATATCTCTACTCCTGAAGTCCCTGCTAGTGTTCAGCCAGCCACCATGG GGTCGTCTGCGACAGTGAAGGTGGAGGACTGGGGGTCCCGGGAGCTGACGCTCCTCATCCCCTGCATCCTCCTGGCAGTTCTCCTCCTTGTCTCCCTTATCTGCATGGCTGTCGTCCTCTTGAGAGTTAAAGGAAAATACG TTCCCAAGCTGCCCATCCAAGTCCGGGTCCCGCCCCCCGAGGACTCGAACTCCAGCTCGGACTCCGACTATGAGCACTATGACTTCAGCTCCCAGCCTCCCGTGGCCCTGACCACCTTCTACA ATTCCCAGAGGCACCGGGTCACGGAGGAGGAGGCCCAGCAGAGCAGGTTCCAGATGCCCCCTTTAGAGGAAG GGGCTGAGGAGCTGCATGTTTCCCACGTCCCAGCAGCCATCCCCGGACACCACACTGCAGACCGTCCGTCTCTGGTCCCCCAGTTTCACCCAAGGATCAACAGTGGGTCCAGCACATCTTCTGGGGAGGATTACTGCAACAGCCCCAGCACCAAGCCACCTCCGTGGAACCCCCAGGGGTTTTCTTCAGAGAGGAGCCCCTTCCAGGAGCAGCCCCCCAACTTGGAGCTTGCTGGGTCCCAGGCAACTTTTGCAG CAGGGCCCTCGGCTGACGACAGCTCCAGCACCTCATCTGGCGGAGAGTGGTACCAGAACTTCCAGCCGCCACCTCAGCTCCCCTCGGTGGAACCAG GGACCCACAACCCCCAACGGGACTCCACCGACCAGGAAGACTATGATGACATCGGAGCTGCCTAG